In Meiothermus sp. QL-1, one DNA window encodes the following:
- a CDS encoding DinB family protein — MVEVPPFLRGDIEGVHGLVSVWMRNLEEVEEIVQKWASDLPAEGFWWVPAPEANPIGGLIRHIGGSSYRLFLRGTGQEIPPALRKRPPEELAPTGEPPAEVLQVFAEQMEQVRIGLRRLGSEDLERRVQVGPHSVRAIYVLDHIGAHALHHAGQIITTRKLWNARSANGNRP; from the coding sequence ATGGTGGAAGTCCCCCCTTTTCTGCGCGGCGACATCGAGGGCGTGCACGGCCTGGTCTCGGTTTGGATGAGAAACCTGGAGGAGGTCGAGGAGATCGTACAGAAGTGGGCCAGCGACCTCCCCGCAGAGGGCTTCTGGTGGGTGCCGGCCCCAGAGGCCAACCCCATTGGGGGCCTCATACGGCATATTGGGGGCTCCTCCTACCGGCTTTTCCTGCGGGGCACAGGCCAGGAAATCCCCCCGGCCCTGCGAAAGCGCCCTCCCGAGGAGCTGGCCCCCACCGGCGAGCCCCCTGCTGAGGTGCTGCAGGTCTTTGCCGAGCAGATGGAGCAGGTCAGGATCGGCCTGCGGCGGCTCGGCAGCGAAGACCTAGAGCGGCGGGTACAGGTGGGCCCCCACAGCGTACGGGCCATCTACGTACTCGACCACATCGGCGCCCACGCCCTGCACCACGCGGGCCAGATCATCACCACCCGCAAGCTCTGGAACGCACGCTCAGCCAACGGGAACCGCCCTTAG